The Rhodocytophaga rosea genome has a segment encoding these proteins:
- a CDS encoding response regulator transcription factor, whose amino-acid sequence MTAPIRLIVADDHQIFVDGLSEVISKISGVEMIATANNGQEVISKLEKMLCDVAILDIHMPVMDGLQTTKIIKQRFPRTKVLILTMNNEFSLIRNLLQAGALGYILKTTGREEFERALRRVEAGLTYFSEAVATELARQYMPEPAIASTLSEREKEIVALVAKEYSSHEIGNILFIAPTTVDTHRRNIMQKIGVKNTAGLVKFALKQGLID is encoded by the coding sequence ATGACTGCCCCGATCAGACTTATTGTTGCGGATGATCATCAGATCTTTGTGGACGGACTTTCAGAAGTGATATCGAAAATAAGTGGGGTAGAAATGATAGCTACGGCCAATAATGGACAGGAAGTGATCAGCAAACTGGAAAAAATGTTGTGTGATGTGGCCATTCTGGATATTCATATGCCTGTAATGGATGGGCTGCAAACCACTAAGATCATCAAACAGCGCTTCCCCCGGACTAAGGTACTAATTCTGACCATGAATAATGAGTTTTCTCTCATCAGAAATTTACTTCAGGCAGGAGCCTTAGGGTATATTCTTAAAACTACCGGCCGGGAAGAATTTGAAAGAGCTTTACGAAGGGTGGAAGCAGGCTTAACTTATTTCAGCGAAGCTGTAGCAACCGAACTAGCCCGCCAGTATATGCCAGAGCCTGCAATAGCTTCTACCCTTTCAGAACGCGAAAAGGAGATTGTAGCGTTGGTGGCCAAAGAGTATTCTTCCCACGAAATCGGAAACATATTATTTATAGCTCCTACTACTGTAGATACTCACCGGCGGAATATTATGCAAAAGATTGGCGTAAAAAATACGGCTGGTTTAGTAAAATTTGCCCTTAAACAAGGGCTAATTGATTAA